The genomic stretch AAGTGACGCAGGAATGCCACGTTTTCAGGCGAATTCCATTCGATTGCGCCAACAATACGACCGACTTCCATGCCGTCCGGAGTAAAAAGAACCGTGGTCGGTAGGCCGCGAATGCTCAACCGCCTAAGAACCTTGCGATTCTTATCGATAAGAATCGGCATGTGGCGAATTTCGTTTATTTTATAAAATTTCTTCGACAATCTCAGCGCATCGCGGTCAACGGAGAGGGCCAGTACGTCAATTCCTTCTTTCTTCAACAGTGCATTCAGCCGATCAAGATCAGGCATTTCCTTGACGCAGGGTGCGCACCACGTCGCCCAAAAATTTAAAACGATGCCTCGCCCTTTGTATTCAGAAATTTCCAGCGGCTTATTATCAGCATCGTAAAACACCAATTTAGGCGCTGGTCGACTAGGGTTTGTCGCCTGAAAATT from Rhodospirillaceae bacterium encodes the following:
- a CDS encoding TlpA family protein disulfide reductase, coding for MPKAPRNFQATNPSRPAPKLVFYDADNKPLEISEYKGRGIVLNFWATWCAPCVKEMPDLDRLNALLKKEGIDVLALSVDRDALRLSKKFYKINEIRHMPILIDKNRKVLRRLSIRGLPTTVLFTPDGMEVGRIVGAIEWNSPENVAFLRHLLAPQK